In one Chitinophaga sancti genomic region, the following are encoded:
- a CDS encoding MFS transporter, which produces MRFQLNKKAFLVALCCCIITVLLVFYGSRKLQNFDAALIAYLFGTVFALFGIIYRYCIWLQRPPTWMYFRRGWQLLFSKSFVEYAGLSVQKLVRNIAFQRFIYPRGKTRWWGHFMLATGCMLAFCVTIPLTLGWIHFTMSATDTSMYEAHLFGFSVMSFKLGSWMAFFIFHILNWCSWLVIAGCLLFMRRRLTHAGLIASQTFEGDWLPLVLLMAISVTGLGLTYDYEFLKGKTYEFMAVTHAVTVILFLVWIPFGKFFHIIQRPAQIGAHLYRKEGEKKGMAICPHTHQPFTTQMHVNDLKEVTKELGFDFTLEDGTSHLDLSPEGKRSALAKAHLKAREASGKFFG; this is translated from the coding sequence ATGAGATTTCAACTCAATAAGAAAGCATTTCTCGTTGCATTATGTTGTTGTATTATCACTGTGCTATTGGTGTTTTATGGCTCGAGGAAACTGCAAAACTTTGATGCCGCATTAATCGCCTACCTGTTTGGTACCGTATTCGCCCTCTTCGGAATCATCTACCGGTACTGCATCTGGCTCCAACGGCCTCCTACCTGGATGTATTTCAGGCGGGGATGGCAACTCCTGTTTTCTAAAAGCTTTGTGGAATATGCCGGCTTATCAGTGCAGAAACTGGTACGCAATATAGCATTTCAACGTTTTATCTATCCCCGTGGAAAGACCCGCTGGTGGGGGCATTTTATGCTAGCTACCGGTTGTATGCTGGCGTTCTGTGTCACAATACCCTTAACGCTTGGCTGGATCCACTTTACCATGAGTGCAACGGATACCAGCATGTATGAAGCTCATCTGTTTGGCTTCAGCGTTATGTCGTTTAAGTTAGGTTCCTGGATGGCCTTTTTTATCTTCCATATCCTCAACTGGTGCTCCTGGCTGGTGATTGCCGGCTGCCTCTTATTTATGCGCAGACGATTGACCCATGCAGGGCTCATTGCTTCACAGACCTTTGAAGGCGACTGGCTGCCCTTAGTCTTACTGATGGCGATTTCAGTGACAGGTTTAGGATTGACCTACGATTATGAGTTTCTGAAAGGAAAGACCTATGAGTTCATGGCAGTCACACACGCGGTGACGGTGATCCTCTTTTTAGTATGGATCCCTTTCGGCAAATTCTTCCATATCATTCAAAGACCCGCACAGATCGGTGCTCATTTATACAGGAAAGAAGGTGAAAAGAAAGGGATGGCAATATGCCCGCATACGCACCAACCATTCACTACGCAAATGCATGTAAATGACCTGAAAGAAGTGACGAAAGAACTGGGCTTTGACTTCACACTCGAAGATGGAACCTCACATCTTGATCTTAGTCCTGAAGGCAAGCGCTCAGCCCTTGCAAAGGCACACCTGAAAGCCAGGGAAGCAAGCGGTAAATTCTTTGGATAA
- a CDS encoding molybdopterin oxidoreductase family protein, which translates to MAKLPVDAEKIIEQFGPHLNYAPQEGYIGRDEPDKVVETHCCFCGMQCGIKLLVKNNKVVGFDPWMEFPFNEGRLCPKGVQRYLQNNHPDRLLEPLQRVEGLGFKPTSWEDSMNKTVAEIQRIQQTYGKDAFAMLSGVSITNEKSYLVGKFARVALKTRNLDYNGRLCMVSAGAGNKKAFGLDRGSNNYSDLAKAEVILVAGANVSETFPTLTYWIWQARDNGAKLIVVDPRVIPLARTADLHLDIRPGTDSALYGAMLNYMVEKDLLDHDFINEHTTGFQQTIDAVKDYSLEWAEQVTGIAKEKIALAADWWGKAATSFLLHARGIEHHSKGVDNVLGCINLVLASGRLGKPYCGYATITGQGNGQGGREHGHKCDQLPGNRDISNPAHRQYIADVWGIDEKEMPGVGYTAYELIEAIHRGEVKGLLSLCFNPLVSLPNNNYVREALEKLEFYATIDFFLNETARHADIIFPGSLQEEEEGTVTTAEGRVTRIRQAVTPPGNARTDTAILLELASRLGAGDKFSYDSSEDIFNELRVASRGGTADYYGITYEKIEANMGVFWPCPSLDHPGTPRLWEDRKFATADGKAHFNPVVYRDPGEVVDEEYPVVLTTGRVVSQYLSGTQTRRIGKLVNQYPEPLLEIHPELAAKYGITQRELVKVVTRRGDAEFPANIVETIRKDTVFIPYHWPGRKSANQLTPGTLDPISKIPEFKVCACKLVPLGKEAPAPQDAHAYDSI; encoded by the coding sequence ATGGCAAAATTACCAGTCGATGCGGAAAAGATCATTGAGCAATTTGGTCCTCACCTGAATTACGCTCCGCAGGAAGGTTACATTGGCAGAGATGAACCCGACAAAGTAGTAGAAACACATTGTTGTTTTTGCGGCATGCAATGTGGCATCAAATTGCTGGTTAAAAACAATAAAGTAGTTGGCTTCGATCCCTGGATGGAATTCCCTTTCAACGAAGGCCGGCTGTGCCCGAAAGGCGTACAGCGCTACCTGCAGAACAACCATCCTGACCGCCTGCTGGAACCCCTGCAAAGAGTTGAAGGGCTGGGTTTCAAGCCCACCAGCTGGGAAGATTCCATGAATAAGACTGTTGCCGAAATCCAACGTATTCAGCAAACCTATGGCAAGGATGCCTTCGCTATGCTTTCCGGCGTATCTATTACCAATGAAAAGAGCTACCTGGTCGGTAAGTTTGCCCGCGTGGCACTCAAAACCCGTAACCTCGATTACAATGGCCGCCTCTGCATGGTAAGTGCCGGTGCCGGTAATAAAAAAGCGTTTGGCCTTGACCGTGGTTCCAATAATTATTCTGACCTCGCAAAGGCCGAAGTGATCCTGGTAGCAGGTGCGAATGTAAGCGAAACCTTTCCAACACTTACTTACTGGATCTGGCAGGCGAGAGACAATGGCGCCAAACTGATCGTAGTTGATCCACGGGTTATTCCGCTGGCCCGCACTGCTGATCTGCATTTAGACATCAGGCCGGGTACTGATTCTGCCCTGTATGGCGCTATGCTGAACTACATGGTTGAAAAAGACCTGCTGGATCACGATTTCATCAATGAGCATACGACTGGTTTTCAGCAAACGATCGATGCCGTGAAAGACTATTCGCTTGAATGGGCTGAGCAGGTAACAGGCATTGCCAAAGAGAAGATCGCATTAGCCGCGGACTGGTGGGGCAAAGCAGCTACCAGTTTCCTGCTGCATGCCAGGGGCATTGAACATCATTCCAAAGGAGTGGATAATGTACTGGGCTGCATCAACCTCGTATTAGCCAGCGGAAGATTAGGCAAACCTTATTGCGGTTATGCCACCATCACCGGCCAGGGAAACGGACAGGGCGGCAGGGAGCATGGACACAAATGTGATCAGTTACCCGGCAACCGTGATATCAGTAATCCCGCACATCGTCAATACATTGCTGATGTATGGGGTATTGATGAAAAAGAGATGCCCGGAGTAGGATATACAGCTTACGAGCTCATAGAAGCCATTCACCGCGGAGAAGTAAAAGGCCTGCTCTCACTCTGTTTCAACCCACTCGTATCATTACCTAATAATAATTACGTGCGCGAGGCGCTGGAGAAACTGGAGTTCTATGCCACCATCGATTTCTTCCTGAATGAAACTGCCCGCCATGCAGATATTATATTCCCCGGTTCGCTGCAGGAAGAGGAGGAAGGTACCGTGACCACTGCCGAGGGCCGGGTTACGCGTATACGCCAGGCCGTTACCCCGCCCGGTAATGCGCGTACTGATACGGCTATTCTCCTTGAACTGGCAAGCCGTTTAGGTGCCGGTGATAAATTCAGTTATGACAGCAGCGAAGATATATTCAATGAACTCAGGGTGGCTTCCAGGGGTGGCACGGCTGATTATTATGGTATCACCTACGAAAAGATAGAAGCGAACATGGGTGTGTTCTGGCCCTGTCCTTCACTGGATCATCCTGGTACACCCCGCTTATGGGAAGATAGGAAATTCGCTACAGCTGATGGGAAGGCGCATTTTAACCCGGTGGTATACAGAGACCCGGGCGAGGTGGTAGATGAGGAATACCCGGTTGTGCTCACTACAGGCAGGGTCGTATCTCAATACCTGAGTGGTACACAAACCCGGCGTATAGGCAAACTGGTGAATCAGTATCCTGAGCCATTGCTGGAAATACATCCGGAGCTGGCGGCTAAATATGGTATCACGCAACGTGAACTGGTGAAGGTGGTCACCAGGAGGGGAGACGCAGAATTCCCTGCCAATATCGTAGAAACCATCCGAAAGGATACTGTCTTTATTCCTTATCACTGGCCTGGCCGTAAGTCGGCTAACCAGCTGACCCCCGGAACCCTGGACCCTATTTCTAAAATACCCGAGTTCAAAGTATGTGCATGTAAGTTAGTGCCGCTGGGAAAAGAGGCACCGGCACCGCAGGATGCGCATGCTTATGATAGTATTTAG
- a CDS encoding 4Fe-4S dicluster domain-containing protein, with translation MTSYYKTEMEFFVDMQRCIGCKACEAACAECETNGQQSMIHVNYVERAVTIQTTVQVCMHCDDPVCANVCPADAISKDEFGVVHTANTARCIGCSNCVMACPFGVPFKEESYDMMMKCNMCYDRTSAGKKPMCATVCPSQALYYGTREDMLRMRPNSVPVNTFQFGKLNVKTKVNIMMPKGATMLKVD, from the coding sequence ATGACGTCGTATTACAAAACCGAGATGGAATTTTTCGTGGATATGCAGCGGTGCATAGGTTGCAAGGCCTGTGAAGCGGCATGTGCAGAATGTGAGACCAACGGGCAGCAGTCTATGATCCATGTGAATTATGTAGAGCGGGCAGTGACGATACAGACTACGGTGCAGGTGTGTATGCATTGTGATGACCCGGTGTGTGCAAATGTGTGTCCTGCGGATGCAATCAGTAAAGATGAATTTGGAGTGGTGCATACTGCAAATACGGCCCGTTGTATTGGGTGTTCCAATTGTGTGATGGCTTGTCCTTTCGGCGTGCCATTCAAGGAGGAGAGTTATGACATGATGATGAAGTGCAACATGTGTTATGATCGTACGAGTGCGGGGAAGAAGCCGATGTGTGCAACGGTATGTCCCAGCCAGGCATTGTACTATGGAACGAGGGAAGATATGCTTAGAATGCGGCCGAATAGTGTGCCGGTGAACACCTTTCAGTTTGGTAAATTGAATGTAAAAACGAAGGTGAATATTATGATGCCAAAGGGAGCTACGATGCTGAAGGTGGACTAA
- a CDS encoding Rieske (2Fe-2S) protein yields MNENIPDWKNDFPISQAETTDVTRRQFAKFLCLVSGGLATGSAFVAAKSALFPEKKVTGSHRVCSKNELPVGGTRAFVIEGSATPYILIHLENGAFKAYEQKCTHLSCAVFYKPGTGKIECPCHNGWFDAMTGEVLQGPPPRPLPKLEVEVRGEDIFVTGA; encoded by the coding sequence ATGAACGAGAACATCCCGGATTGGAAAAATGATTTTCCAATCAGTCAGGCGGAAACTACAGATGTCACCCGCCGGCAGTTTGCAAAATTCCTTTGCCTGGTATCTGGTGGCCTGGCAACGGGCAGCGCATTTGTAGCGGCAAAATCGGCTTTATTCCCGGAGAAGAAGGTCACCGGCTCACACCGGGTATGCAGCAAAAATGAATTGCCTGTAGGCGGTACAAGGGCATTTGTAATTGAAGGCAGTGCTACACCTTATATCCTCATTCACCTGGAAAATGGAGCGTTCAAAGCATATGAGCAAAAATGCACGCATTTATCCTGTGCAGTATTTTATAAACCAGGTACGGGGAAGATAGAATGCCCTTGTCATAACGGATGGTTCGATGCGATGACAGGAGAGGTGCTGCAAGGCCCGCCACCAAGACCGCTGCCAAAGTTGGAGGTGGAGGTAAGAGGAGAAGATATTTTTGTAACAGGGGCGTAA
- a CDS encoding DUF6755 family protein, with protein MSNFRRAQSQAHPNKTSTLMLAIIMLLILNVTIQVWLLYNGLNNALDHNPGIAIPAFIGSFFIFLINCGLLYYLPRGRRER; from the coding sequence ATGAGTAATTTTCGCAGGGCACAAAGCCAGGCCCATCCTAATAAAACCAGTACTTTGATGCTGGCGATCATCATGTTGCTGATCCTGAATGTAACGATCCAGGTATGGTTGCTGTATAACGGGTTGAATAATGCACTGGATCATAACCCGGGGATTGCGATACCTGCGTTTATTGGATCGTTTTTTATTTTCCTGATAAATTGTGGCTTATTGTATTATCTGCCCAGGGGTAGGAGAGAGAGGTAA
- a CDS encoding amidohydrolase family protein: protein MRKYFWLLFATMAFTELPKQYRNTEEVNNYFEKIRNNPPLLTAFFTAMPKGADLHHHYSGAVYGETYWEILMESNGWINPHTLDVDTAGALHKAPWKHLAEIGSDSLKQAYLRKISVKDYTALAGPSDQHFFATFSGFSAPASYGMIRGLQEFKQRAIAENVSYIETIMGVPDTAIRLPEAGAWEKSLSGARLSDSTAVTATLEKVYTALIKNGIANAAKTCCRKQDLLHQRAAVDDSLFMLRYQLSANRNAAPLSVYRKLLIAFQAASMDSLIVGVNLVAPEDGSISMRDYSLHMLMIKHLHHYYPHVKYSLHAGELAQGMVRPELLRYHISQAVLVAGAQRIGHGVDIAHEAQCLQLLDSMALRKVAVEINLSSNEFILHVKNEQHPLMLYYTYQVPVVISTDDPAVLRTDLTEQYVLLATRYPSLSYTQIKAIVRNSIVYSFLQPALKERKLQQLDHAFNQFENEIQAHLDSALHD, encoded by the coding sequence ATGCGCAAGTATTTTTGGCTGCTTTTTGCAACCATGGCATTCACCGAGCTCCCCAAACAATACCGGAATACCGAAGAGGTGAACAATTATTTTGAGAAAATCCGGAATAATCCACCCCTGCTCACCGCATTCTTCACTGCCATGCCCAAGGGAGCAGACCTGCATCATCATTATTCAGGCGCAGTATACGGTGAAACATACTGGGAAATACTAATGGAAAGCAATGGCTGGATCAATCCACATACACTGGATGTAGATACCGCAGGCGCGCTCCATAAAGCGCCCTGGAAACATCTTGCTGAAATTGGATCAGACTCGCTTAAACAGGCTTATTTGCGCAAAATCTCCGTCAAAGACTATACGGCCTTAGCCGGTCCTTCCGATCAGCACTTCTTCGCTACCTTCTCCGGCTTCTCCGCTCCTGCCAGCTACGGCATGATAAGAGGCTTACAGGAGTTTAAACAACGCGCCATCGCTGAAAACGTATCTTATATTGAAACCATCATGGGTGTACCGGATACGGCTATCCGATTACCTGAAGCAGGCGCCTGGGAAAAGTCATTAAGCGGTGCCCGGTTATCAGACAGCACTGCAGTAACTGCTACTCTTGAAAAAGTGTATACCGCCCTGATAAAGAATGGTATTGCCAATGCTGCTAAAACATGCTGCCGGAAACAGGACCTGCTCCACCAGCGGGCAGCTGTTGATGACAGTCTATTCATGCTGCGTTACCAGTTATCTGCAAACCGGAATGCAGCCCCGCTCAGCGTGTATAGGAAATTGTTAATTGCCTTCCAGGCAGCCAGCATGGATTCACTGATCGTAGGCGTGAACCTGGTAGCACCGGAAGACGGCTCAATTTCCATGCGGGATTATAGTTTACATATGCTGATGATAAAACACCTGCACCACTATTATCCCCATGTTAAATACTCCCTGCATGCCGGTGAACTGGCGCAGGGAATGGTACGCCCGGAACTGCTCCGTTATCACATCAGCCAGGCGGTGCTGGTAGCAGGTGCACAACGCATCGGTCATGGTGTTGATATCGCACATGAAGCACAATGCCTGCAATTACTGGATAGCATGGCGCTGCGCAAGGTAGCCGTCGAGATCAACCTAAGCAGTAATGAATTTATCCTGCATGTAAAAAATGAACAGCATCCGCTTATGCTGTATTATACATACCAGGTACCTGTGGTGATCAGCACAGATGATCCGGCAGTACTGCGTACCGATTTAACGGAGCAATATGTATTGCTGGCTACCAGGTATCCATCACTTAGTTATACACAGATCAAAGCAATCGTAAGGAACAGTATCGTTTATAGTTTTTTACAACCTGCGCTGAAGGAGCGGAAATTGCAACAACTGGATCATGCATTTAACCAGTTTGAAAATGAGATCCAGGCTCACCTGGATAGTGCTCTTCATGATTAA